In Xylanibacter ruminicola 23, a single genomic region encodes these proteins:
- a CDS encoding exopolysaccharide biosynthesis polyprenyl glycosylphosphotransferase — translation MRSNNQSNELIKWLVIIGDFVLLNAIILAGAWHSWRVEHWPDRGLEIFILVNNIALILSQLRYCTIIHQRLVSSGDVVQRTVGLSALQCVLAFVLVRVFDYHLPVGWLQFWLGTAFFVCLLFKRFAERWFVKLYRQAGRNTRIVTLVGNDPELVNLYRKLISDQTMGYKVLGYYADEPLGDWTHSHKKDSGIEADENAAVEEDKNKTLTHLGTLQDFMRLMKENPEELKLGDEMYVSLSRRDRDIIKRISRFCDHKVIRFYYVPVSVEYIGLNLKREMLDDMEVFTTYENPLENICNRAVKRLFDIVCSLVFLIPTALMFPFIWLIIKIQSPGPLFFKQARTGIDGKTFMMLKFRSMHVNKDADRLQATKNDPRKFPFGNFMRKTNIDELPQFLNVLKGDMSFVGPRPHMLAHTEQYSALIDKYMVRHFVKPGLTGWAQVTGFRGETKELWQMEGRVKRDIWYMEHWSIWLDIRIIWLTAKTIFIHDKNAY, via the coding sequence ATGAGAAGTAATAATCAATCAAACGAATTAATCAAGTGGCTGGTGATTATAGGCGACTTTGTGTTGCTGAACGCGATTATATTGGCAGGAGCATGGCACTCTTGGCGGGTTGAGCATTGGCCAGACAGAGGCTTGGAAATATTTATCCTTGTGAACAATATTGCGCTGATATTGAGCCAACTGAGATATTGTACCATCATTCATCAACGACTGGTGAGTAGTGGAGATGTTGTGCAACGAACAGTAGGACTATCGGCACTGCAGTGTGTGCTTGCTTTTGTGCTGGTGAGGGTGTTTGACTACCATCTGCCTGTAGGATGGCTGCAGTTCTGGCTTGGAACGGCCTTCTTTGTATGTCTGCTTTTTAAACGATTTGCAGAACGCTGGTTTGTGAAGTTATACCGCCAGGCGGGTAGAAACACCAGAATAGTGACGCTGGTGGGTAACGACCCGGAACTGGTGAACCTTTACCGGAAACTGATCAGCGACCAGACCATGGGATATAAAGTGCTGGGCTATTATGCCGATGAGCCATTGGGCGACTGGACGCACTCGCACAAAAAAGATAGTGGAATAGAGGCCGATGAGAATGCCGCAGTAGAGGAGGATAAGAATAAGACGCTGACACATCTGGGCACGCTGCAGGATTTTATGCGACTGATGAAAGAGAACCCTGAGGAGCTGAAGCTGGGGGATGAGATGTATGTGAGCTTGTCGCGTCGCGATCGAGATATCATCAAACGTATCTCGAGATTCTGCGACCATAAGGTGATCAGGTTTTACTATGTGCCTGTGAGCGTGGAGTATATCGGCTTGAACCTGAAACGTGAGATGCTGGATGATATGGAGGTGTTTACCACCTACGAGAATCCTCTGGAGAATATCTGTAACAGAGCAGTGAAGCGACTGTTTGATATCGTGTGTTCGCTGGTGTTCCTGATTCCGACGGCATTGATGTTCCCATTTATCTGGCTGATAATCAAGATTCAGAGCCCAGGTCCGCTCTTCTTTAAACAGGCGCGTACAGGTATCGACGGCAAGACATTTATGATGCTGAAATTCAGATCGATGCACGTGAATAAGGATGCCGACCGACTGCAGGCAACGAAGAACGACCCGCGCAAATTCCCATTCGGCAACTTCATGCGTAAGACGAACATCGACGAGCTGCCGCAGTTCTTGAATGTGCTGAAGGGCGATATGAGTTTTGTAGGTCCGCGTCCGCACATGCTGGCACATACAGAGCAGTACTCGGCACTGATAGATAAGTATATGGTGCGCCATTTTGTGAAACCTGGCTTGACAGGATGGGCACAGGTAACGGGATTCCGCGGCGAAACGAAGGAATTGTGGCAGATGGAAGGTCGCGTGAAGCGTGACATCTGGTATATGGAGCACTGGAGCATCTGGCTAGACATCCGCATTATCTGGTTAACAGCTAAAACGATATTTATTCATGATAAGAATGCTTATTAA